From the Candidatus Peregrinibacteria bacterium genome, one window contains:
- a CDS encoding DUF4395 family protein, producing MKKACPLSAETVNSVQVRFVAGGVMIIAFSLVITPNILIATLLTVDFFLRGFVRRFSLLGCTARVSARFLGIGKKINAGPKQFAAKLGFFFSAGIFLSLLFGAFEIASFFAILLVFAAGLEAIFGFCLGCYIFPLWVHVRSFRVPKKYANILGSALMSVIMAFLMSGVLTFFNLGAVSFFVSIWMKSFLKSIFVAFPVILLVRPLVEKLVRKMVI from the coding sequence ATGAAAAAAGCGTGCCCTCTCTCTGCTGAAACCGTCAATTCTGTACAAGTTCGTTTTGTGGCAGGAGGAGTGATGATTATCGCTTTTTCTCTTGTTATTACTCCAAATATTCTTATTGCTACACTTTTGACAGTGGATTTTTTTCTTCGGGGATTTGTTCGCCGATTTTCACTTTTGGGATGCACGGCACGAGTATCTGCACGTTTTTTGGGAATTGGGAAAAAAATAAACGCTGGACCAAAACAATTTGCAGCAAAACTTGGGTTTTTCTTCTCGGCGGGGATATTCCTTTCTCTCCTTTTTGGGGCTTTTGAGATAGCATCTTTCTTCGCAATTCTCCTCGTGTTTGCCGCCGGTCTTGAGGCGATTTTTGGATTCTGTTTGGGGTGTTATATTTTTCCGCTGTGGGTTCATGTTCGATCTTTTCGTGTTCCCAAAAAATATGCCAATATTCTTGGTTCGGCGCTTATGTCTGTTATCATGGCATTTCTTATGTCTGGTGTTTTGACGTTTTTCAATCTTGGTGCTGTCTCCTTTTTTGTAAGTATTTGGATGAAATCTTTTTTGAAATCAATTTTTGTTGCTTTTCCTGTTATCCTTCTCGTTCGCCCCTTGGTAGAAAAACTCGTGCGAAAAATGGTGATATAA
- the ispH gene encoding 4-hydroxy-3-methylbut-2-enyl diphosphate reductase, whose translation MKEKKTIVLASPRGPCAGVNRALEIIEEVLRRFGTPLYVNHDLVHNQHVVNTLRERGVLFSKDLDAIPNRSIYLFSAHGVSPKFRQEAEKRNLILIDATCPLVTKVHIEAARLTKTGHFLFFIGHRGHPEVEGTTGVAEMRLIESVSDVKALSAQDVPEGKPIAVLTQTTLSVRETEEILTALKRLFPEIVLPSKKDICYATTNRQKATEELAKQCDSILVVGSKHSSNSNRLRETAENVGVRALLVDFPKDIPDDFLQEAQRIGITSGASVPEILVQNVIDHILQKFPKTEVQNLSVLEENVRFPLPKFPT comes from the coding sequence ATGAAAGAAAAAAAAACCATTGTGCTCGCTTCTCCACGGGGACCATGCGCTGGAGTAAATCGTGCGCTTGAGATTATTGAAGAAGTACTTCGTCGCTTTGGAACCCCTCTTTATGTCAATCACGATTTGGTGCACAACCAACACGTGGTAAATACTCTTCGCGAACGAGGAGTTCTTTTTTCAAAAGATTTGGATGCCATTCCCAATCGGTCCATATATCTTTTTTCGGCACATGGAGTTTCCCCAAAGTTTCGTCAAGAAGCAGAAAAACGAAACCTCATTCTTATTGATGCCACTTGTCCACTCGTAACGAAAGTTCATATTGAAGCAGCGCGACTTACAAAGACAGGACACTTTCTCTTTTTTATCGGGCACCGAGGACACCCAGAAGTAGAAGGGACAACAGGTGTGGCAGAAATGCGACTTATCGAGAGTGTTTCAGATGTAAAAGCGCTCTCAGCACAAGATGTTCCAGAGGGGAAACCAATAGCAGTACTCACACAAACAACCCTTTCGGTTCGAGAAACGGAAGAAATTTTGACAGCATTAAAACGTCTTTTTCCCGAAATCGTTCTTCCGTCAAAAAAGGATATTTGTTACGCCACCACGAATCGACAAAAAGCAACAGAAGAACTCGCAAAGCAATGTGACTCTATTCTTGTTGTGGGCTCCAAACATTCCTCAAATTCTAATCGTCTTCGAGAAACGGCAGAAAATGTTGGTGTTCGTGCGCTTCTTGTTGATTTTCCAAAAGATATTCCTGACGATTTTTTACAAGAAGCACAGAGAATCGGAATTACCTCTGGTGCATCGGTTCCAGAAATACTCGTGCAAAATGTCATTGATCATATTCTTCAAAAATTCCCCAAAACAGAAGTCCAAAACCTCTCTGTGCTTGAAGAGAATGTTCGATTTCCATTGCCAAAATTTCCGACATAA
- the lspA gene encoding signal peptidase II has product MNFLILPIGITASILFLDLISKYEVQQYFQGNTVEIIPGLFAFEYHRNTGIALSLPVPLVFQVFLTIFLLLGLLCYGKEKAKTQWEQCAIASIIGGALGNFWERVAFGSVTDFIAVWKFPVFNVADIAISLGIAALILYELSKKKSE; this is encoded by the coding sequence ATGAACTTTCTCATCCTTCCCATCGGCATCACTGCTAGTATTCTCTTCCTCGACCTTATCAGCAAATATGAAGTACAACAGTATTTTCAAGGAAACACGGTGGAAATTATCCCTGGGCTTTTTGCCTTTGAATATCATCGAAATACTGGCATTGCACTCTCTCTTCCTGTTCCGCTCGTTTTTCAGGTTTTTCTCACTATTTTCCTTCTACTCGGACTCTTGTGCTATGGCAAAGAAAAGGCAAAAACACAATGGGAACAATGTGCTATTGCAAGTATTATTGGTGGCGCACTCGGAAACTTTTGGGAACGCGTTGCATTTGGCTCCGTGACAGATTTTATTGCAGTGTGGAAATTCCCTGTATTTAACGTGGCAGATATTGCTATTTCCCTTGGAATAGCCGCATTAATTCTCTACGAACTCTCAAAAAAGAAATCGGAGTAG
- a CDS encoding FdtA/QdtA family cupin domain-containing protein gives MSGIIRETEFPSFEEAARGKLVPIELDSAIPFPTKRVYYLWGVPVGAVRGGHAHTIEKEFFICLRGRCTLKFSTDGSPLQKISLNNPRRGIFVDNLVWHEFCDFSPDAILLCFSSTSYLPDNYISDFEDFRKVCKEQ, from the coding sequence ATGTCCGGTATAATCCGAGAAACAGAATTTCCCTCTTTTGAAGAAGCTGCCCGTGGGAAACTCGTTCCCATAGAACTTGACTCTGCTATTCCATTTCCAACTAAACGTGTGTATTACCTTTGGGGTGTTCCAGTGGGAGCAGTTCGTGGCGGACACGCACACACTATTGAGAAGGAATTTTTTATCTGTCTTCGGGGACGGTGCACGCTCAAATTTTCTACAGACGGATCACCACTCCAAAAAATTAGCCTTAACAATCCTAGGCGCGGTATTTTTGTAGACAACCTTGTGTGGCACGAATTCTGTGATTTTTCTCCAGATGCTATTTTGCTTTGTTTTTCCTCTACTTCATATTTACCAGATAATTATATTTCTGATTTTGAAGATTTTCGAAAGGTCTGCAAAGAGCAGTAA
- a CDS encoding tetratricopeptide repeat protein codes for MFLASQLGFGPLLEIYSEYGIEMLYLFFGVFGLVIFSFLANKINALWLKRKEILKEIKKKSLPKDFFFHSVGNGGARFVLWHLGGQMIKEVDQKLFFQILPQIDLGSSLGAKILQVNKWFQNGAIQEDMREALTAFFERLEDHRGQSEGYILQLRASDRRELSVSLEAIDSAFLKGDASFVSTGDAVLQRLRLLSERKIRDEEEILFSLAHKYFVLGNIVDARKNLQEAFDLEQGAFGARSQEYSRFLGDLALCDFFEENYQEALGSEEPLVDTVRKYLIDKDPNTGTYLNALGKVYLELGRGADAVKCYEEALSVFLRFFGEKHLSVSDTFFNLGEAHQEAKMYGEAIKFYEQSLNILQRVASGYIHFSAITLERIGICYYLNKSYEKSIDAFQKSLNFYKDWYGDDHSFVARASNNFGGALFAKKEFRQAMELYQRALSVQTKILGEKHLNVAITYSNLGGVWKGMGQYPNAIECYDKAIEILKKNGGEEQAAVAVAYDNLAGALRERGDFEKAFDFYTKSIAISQKIFGDFHPSIASCYNGMGKLFRLQKQIEKSREYHQKAMEINISFFGKDGVETARTYENLARVFLAEEKPQEALPYLKKALEIFGHEFGPQDIDVRRVRDTIALLG; via the coding sequence ATGTTTCTTGCTTCTCAACTAGGATTCGGTCCACTTCTTGAGATTTATAGTGAATATGGAATAGAAATGCTCTATCTCTTTTTTGGGGTGTTTGGGCTTGTGATATTTAGTTTTTTGGCGAATAAAATAAATGCTTTGTGGCTCAAAAGGAAAGAGATTCTCAAAGAAATCAAAAAAAAATCGCTTCCAAAAGACTTTTTTTTTCATTCAGTAGGAAACGGTGGTGCACGTTTTGTGCTTTGGCATTTGGGAGGACAAATGATAAAGGAGGTCGATCAAAAGCTTTTTTTTCAAATTTTACCTCAAATAGATCTCGGTTCTTCTTTGGGTGCAAAGATTCTTCAAGTCAACAAGTGGTTTCAGAATGGAGCAATACAAGAGGATATGCGAGAAGCACTTACAGCTTTTTTTGAGCGGCTTGAAGATCATAGGGGTCAGTCGGAGGGGTATATTTTACAGCTCAGGGCATCTGACAGAAGAGAGCTTTCTGTTTCCCTAGAGGCGATTGATAGTGCTTTCCTGAAGGGCGATGCTTCTTTTGTAAGCACAGGAGATGCTGTTCTCCAAAGACTCCGTCTTCTTTCAGAACGAAAAATCCGAGATGAAGAAGAAATTCTTTTTTCTTTGGCACACAAATATTTTGTTTTGGGAAATATCGTAGATGCACGGAAGAATCTTCAAGAGGCATTTGATTTGGAACAAGGGGCGTTTGGTGCTCGCTCGCAAGAGTATTCTCGTTTTCTTGGCGACTTAGCCCTTTGTGATTTTTTTGAAGAAAATTACCAAGAGGCGCTGGGTTCTGAGGAGCCCCTCGTTGACACTGTCCGCAAATACCTTATTGATAAAGATCCGAATACGGGAACATACCTCAATGCTTTGGGGAAGGTGTATTTAGAACTTGGACGAGGAGCCGATGCGGTAAAATGTTATGAAGAAGCGCTTTCGGTATTTTTGCGATTTTTTGGAGAGAAACACCTTTCCGTTTCTGATACGTTCTTTAATCTGGGAGAAGCGCACCAAGAAGCAAAAATGTACGGAGAAGCCATCAAATTTTATGAACAATCTCTGAACATTTTACAGCGAGTTGCTTCGGGGTACATTCACTTTTCTGCCATTACCTTAGAACGAATTGGTATCTGCTATTATCTCAATAAAAGTTACGAAAAATCGATAGATGCCTTTCAAAAATCCCTTAATTTCTATAAGGATTGGTACGGAGATGATCACTCGTTTGTCGCTCGGGCGTCGAATAATTTTGGAGGGGCACTGTTTGCAAAGAAGGAATTTCGTCAGGCCATGGAACTCTATCAACGAGCGCTTTCAGTGCAGACAAAAATATTGGGAGAAAAGCATCTCAACGTCGCCATTACCTACAGCAATCTTGGAGGGGTGTGGAAGGGGATGGGACAATATCCAAATGCCATTGAATGCTATGACAAAGCCATCGAAATTCTCAAAAAAAATGGAGGAGAAGAACAGGCGGCCGTGGCGGTTGCTTATGACAATCTTGCTGGAGCACTTCGAGAGCGTGGAGATTTTGAGAAGGCATTTGATTTCTATACAAAGTCGATTGCTATTTCTCAAAAGATATTTGGGGATTTTCACCCCAGTATTGCCAGTTGTTATAATGGGATGGGAAAACTTTTTCGTCTTCAGAAGCAAATCGAAAAATCTCGAGAATATCATCAGAAAGCCATGGAAATAAATATTTCTTTTTTTGGAAAGGATGGAGTGGAGACCGCAAGGACATACGAGAATTTAGCACGTGTTTTTTTGGCGGAAGAAAAACCTCAAGAAGCACTACCTTACCTCAAGAAGGCGCTTGAAATATTTGGACATGAGTTTGGACCTCAGGATATTGATGTGCGACGAGTACGCGATACTATCGCTCTTTTGGGATAA
- a CDS encoding Nif3-like dinuclear metal center hexameric protein, with translation MILRDDFSAFCNAFLRVSEVPDSWCVNGLQVPGKENIEKVALGVSASRNFLQQAADWGADAVFTHHGLFWKSGVKTISPLLAERLRILMSHKISLFSFHLPLDAHPEVGNNVTIAHALGAKTVRMEDICAIAEFSYSLSFSDFEGQCQKVFGRSAVFSESFEKEEIKTIGICSGGGADYAEKCFSAGVDVFLTGEISEHHYHDFAEFPLPFLVFGHYTTETFGVRAMLPMLQQQFPSVIFSFFPESCPV, from the coding sequence ATGATTTTACGAGATGACTTTTCCGCATTTTGCAATGCCTTTCTCCGAGTGTCAGAGGTTCCCGATTCGTGGTGTGTCAACGGATTACAAGTTCCAGGAAAGGAGAACATTGAAAAAGTGGCACTTGGAGTAAGTGCGAGTCGAAATTTTTTGCAACAGGCGGCAGATTGGGGGGCGGATGCTGTTTTTACGCATCACGGACTTTTTTGGAAAAGCGGAGTAAAAACCATTTCTCCTCTTCTTGCCGAACGCCTCCGCATTCTTATGAGTCATAAAATTTCTCTTTTCTCCTTTCATCTTCCACTCGATGCCCATCCTGAAGTGGGGAACAACGTCACCATTGCTCACGCATTGGGCGCAAAAACAGTGCGGATGGAAGATATTTGCGCCATAGCAGAATTTTCTTATTCACTCTCCTTTTCCGATTTTGAGGGGCAATGCCAAAAAGTGTTTGGGCGATCAGCAGTATTCTCTGAATCTTTTGAAAAAGAGGAAATAAAAACCATTGGTATTTGTTCCGGTGGTGGAGCGGATTACGCCGAGAAGTGTTTTTCTGCTGGAGTGGATGTCTTTTTGACGGGAGAAATTTCAGAACATCACTATCACGATTTTGCCGAATTCCCATTGCCGTTTTTGGTGTTTGGGCATTATACCACTGAAACATTTGGAGTTCGGGCAATGCTTCCGATGCTTCAGCAGCAATTTCCGTCTGTTATATTTTCCTTTTTTCCTGAATCATGTCCGGTATAA
- a CDS encoding metal-sensitive transcriptional regulator, which produces MTPLWGICKYRNMKEKSEKILHRLAIIRGQIDGIRNMIASESDCKDILVQWKAVQRAFSSTGIELLEEYLDRCARQKKLNDSEVLEVIRQFSRL; this is translated from the coding sequence TTGACACCCCTATGGGGTATATGTAAATATCGCAATATGAAAGAGAAGAGTGAGAAAATACTTCATCGGCTTGCTATTATTCGCGGACAAATTGATGGCATTCGAAACATGATTGCTTCCGAGTCTGATTGTAAAGATATTCTTGTTCAGTGGAAAGCCGTGCAAAGGGCGTTTTCATCAACAGGAATCGAGCTTCTAGAAGAGTATCTCGATCGTTGTGCTCGTCAAAAGAAACTGAACGATTCAGAGGTTCTTGAGGTTATTCGCCAATTCTCTCGTTTATAA
- the cas2 gene encoding CRISPR-associated endonuclease Cas2: MLLVTYDIQNDKLRTQFSKFLKQYGWRVQYSVFELKSSERILNLVLAEIEGKFLKKFSQADSVLIFPISQSDEKKTIKYGYAANKDDAVIFV; the protein is encoded by the coding sequence ATGCTTCTTGTCACCTACGACATTCAAAATGACAAGTTACGGACGCAATTTTCCAAATTTCTGAAGCAATATGGTTGGCGCGTGCAGTATTCTGTGTTTGAACTCAAGAGTAGTGAGCGGATTTTAAACTTGGTACTGGCGGAGATTGAGGGGAAGTTTCTCAAAAAATTTAGCCAAGCAGATAGCGTGCTTATTTTTCCTATTTCGCAGTCGGATGAGAAAAAAACCATCAAATATGGATACGCCGCCAACAAAGACGATGCGGTTATTTTTGTATAA
- a CDS encoding TrmH family RNA methyltransferase translates to MKEIRVILLENIRSLHNVGAIFRSADGAGFQHIICSGYTPRPDDVRMKKVSLGAEESLSWSHVPSSVDAAHRLKREGFFLLAMETVPKATNLFFEPSFPEPIALIFGHEVDGISLELLSLADKTCFLPMHGAKESLNVSVATGIALYEVQRKRNFS, encoded by the coding sequence ATGAAGGAGATTCGTGTTATTCTCCTCGAAAACATTCGCTCTCTTCATAATGTTGGAGCGATTTTTCGGAGTGCAGATGGTGCTGGATTTCAGCATATTATTTGCTCTGGATATACTCCTCGTCCAGATGATGTGCGAATGAAAAAAGTTTCCCTTGGTGCCGAGGAATCTCTTTCTTGGAGTCATGTACCTTCTTCAGTTGATGCGGCACATCGCCTTAAACGAGAAGGGTTTTTTCTGTTGGCAATGGAAACAGTGCCAAAAGCAACAAACCTCTTTTTTGAACCCTCTTTTCCCGAACCTATAGCACTTATTTTTGGACACGAAGTAGATGGCATTTCTTTGGAGCTCTTGTCTCTTGCAGATAAAACCTGTTTCCTTCCGATGCATGGAGCAAAAGAATCGCTTAATGTTTCGGTCGCCACCGGTATTGCTCTCTACGAGGTACAGCGAAAGCGAAATTTCTCATGA
- a CDS encoding MFS transporter: protein MTLLNTKNFPTSVRIFILAIGFDFFAWGFLDPFFSLFSHSLLKSFFLVGLITALKGVSGLFALGPLLEWIRVSSAPPVALFARICTLFAISFYAAAGIFFLPSLLFIGGILQGIGNSARDVSCRDFLMESSTKENASTILGTNFSFRSGCWILTAAFSGIILLLLSDIFSTEYARVFPLLCLLVCPFFIVAFLLLRRIPQKTSLSFPISALAPRNFFQKEQSLFRSFFLLPLRLQYLMLLICFLQVIQISLLLFLPILANELKLSLPEIGFLMATMFCPLLFSALFSVFEDRTDRMLFIIGGLFFAAVPLLILSQTTAPLLVGLCAVLISLSLAVVLPANLGSIAAETSHEKAPEIASLQILFQRFGTLLGAFFTGFLSQYFGIQSAFFTIAGITVLFALCAVVVKWYLQEQTVIKNHPFHIHPLHPQLFHIHHVS, encoded by the coding sequence ATGACACTTCTCAACACCAAAAACTTTCCAACATCTGTTCGCATTTTCATTCTCGCCATTGGATTTGATTTTTTTGCGTGGGGATTTCTCGATCCTTTTTTCTCGTTATTTTCCCATTCGCTTCTCAAAAGTTTTTTTCTTGTTGGTCTCATTACCGCTCTTAAGGGAGTATCTGGTCTTTTTGCACTTGGTCCCCTGTTAGAGTGGATTCGAGTTTCTTCTGCACCACCGGTCGCACTTTTTGCTCGTATCTGCACTCTTTTTGCCATTTCTTTTTATGCAGCAGCAGGTATTTTTTTTCTCCCGTCACTCCTCTTTATAGGGGGAATTCTTCAGGGAATTGGGAACTCTGCAAGAGACGTATCGTGTCGAGATTTTTTAATGGAGTCGAGCACAAAAGAAAATGCATCAACCATTTTGGGAACAAATTTCTCATTTCGAAGTGGATGTTGGATTCTTACTGCCGCTTTTTCTGGAATAATTCTTCTCTTGCTTTCAGATATTTTTTCCACGGAATACGCTCGAGTATTCCCATTACTGTGTCTTTTGGTGTGTCCGTTCTTTATTGTTGCGTTCCTCCTTCTTCGCCGTATTCCTCAAAAAACAAGCCTTTCATTTCCTATAAGTGCACTAGCTCCTCGAAATTTTTTCCAGAAAGAGCAATCTCTTTTTCGATCATTTTTTCTTCTTCCTCTCCGATTACAGTATCTCATGCTTCTTATTTGTTTTCTGCAAGTTATTCAAATATCGCTTCTCCTCTTTTTGCCAATTCTCGCGAACGAACTCAAGCTTTCACTTCCTGAAATTGGTTTTCTCATGGCGACGATGTTTTGTCCACTCCTTTTTTCGGCACTCTTCTCTGTATTTGAAGATCGAACCGATCGCATGCTTTTTATTATTGGAGGACTCTTCTTTGCCGCTGTGCCACTGCTCATTCTCTCGCAAACAACAGCACCGCTTCTTGTTGGGCTTTGTGCCGTGCTCATTTCCCTTTCCCTTGCGGTTGTCCTTCCAGCAAATTTGGGAAGTATTGCCGCAGAAACTTCTCATGAAAAAGCTCCAGAAATAGCATCTCTTCAAATTCTTTTTCAACGTTTTGGCACTCTTCTTGGAGCATTTTTTACCGGATTCTTGTCGCAATATTTTGGTATTCAATCCGCGTTTTTCACCATTGCTGGCATTACTGTGCTTTTTGCGTTGTGCGCTGTCGTTGTAAAATGGTATCTTCAAGAACAAACGGTCATCAAAAATCATCCGTTCCACATCCATCCACTTCATCCACAGCTCTTTCATATTCATCATGTTTCATGA
- a CDS encoding type II toxin-antitoxin system mRNA interferase toxin, RelE/StbE family has translation MKLKTERNFEKSYRQLAPSDQKRVDKAMETFKRDPRDPRLRDHPLRGQHQGERSICVGSFLRILYILEKTQEDVRAVLMDIGTHREVYEKEHKPRKNKLYS, from the coding sequence GTGAAGCTTAAGACTGAGAGAAATTTTGAAAAATCATACAGGCAACTTGCGCCTTCTGATCAAAAAAGAGTAGATAAGGCAATGGAGACGTTTAAACGAGACCCCCGAGATCCAAGACTAAGGGATCATCCTCTCAGAGGACAACACCAAGGGGAAAGGAGTATTTGCGTTGGGTCTTTTTTAAGAATTCTTTACATACTGGAAAAGACACAAGAGGATGTTAGAGCTGTTCTGATGGACATAGGAACACACAGAGAAGTCTATGAGAAGGAACATAAGCCACGAAAAAACAAATTATACTCATGA
- a CDS encoding carbohydrate kinase family protein produces the protein MKARILAVGSLTSDLFLRPRRQEIFHKEGHEFIGLCLGDKVRIEERHDTYGGGGCNVAVGLARFGVPTDMLGMTGDGLASERIFRNLRNEGVGVQHIQQEKGGKSGFSVVLSSESGERTVLFSPGANDHFCDFDESIMEDYEGVCLQHLSGCSVNVFGKIRNYFVKHPQKFLSWNPGRESLEQGCEAYADFIPVVDVLLINREEAQLFTGKKELKEMFRTFYKFQFQGNVIITDGMRGATGCNGKETYTCPVYEGLDRKDTLGAGDSFMTGVVGGLLLGEDLPSSLKLATINAAHVVSCYGSQTCLQSYENLRKLTDKIHIETKTFPLSA, from the coding sequence ATGAAAGCAAGAATTCTTGCCGTGGGATCACTCACAAGTGACCTCTTTCTCAGACCGCGGCGACAGGAAATTTTTCACAAAGAAGGTCACGAGTTTATTGGACTTTGTCTCGGAGACAAGGTTCGCATCGAAGAACGTCACGACACCTATGGCGGCGGCGGATGCAATGTCGCAGTAGGACTTGCGCGTTTCGGTGTTCCCACTGATATGCTCGGTATGACGGGCGATGGATTGGCATCTGAAAGGATATTTCGGAATCTTCGAAATGAAGGAGTGGGAGTACAGCATATTCAACAAGAGAAAGGTGGGAAAAGCGGTTTTTCCGTTGTACTTTCTTCAGAATCCGGAGAGCGAACCGTGCTTTTTTCACCCGGTGCGAACGACCATTTTTGTGATTTTGACGAATCCATTATGGAAGACTACGAGGGTGTGTGTCTTCAGCACTTGTCGGGATGTTCTGTAAATGTTTTTGGAAAAATCCGAAATTATTTTGTAAAGCATCCACAAAAATTCCTCAGCTGGAACCCCGGACGCGAATCATTAGAACAGGGGTGCGAGGCGTATGCCGATTTTATTCCAGTAGTCGACGTTCTTCTTATTAACAGAGAGGAAGCACAGCTCTTTACTGGAAAAAAAGAACTCAAAGAGATGTTTCGAACATTCTACAAATTTCAATTTCAGGGAAATGTCATTATTACCGATGGAATGCGTGGTGCAACGGGATGCAATGGAAAAGAAACATATACCTGTCCGGTATATGAAGGACTTGACCGAAAAGATACTCTTGGAGCAGGCGACAGTTTTATGACAGGGGTCGTTGGTGGGCTTTTACTCGGAGAAGATTTGCCCTCTTCTTTGAAACTTGCTACCATTAACGCGGCTCATGTTGTCTCCTGTTATGGATCACAGACATGCCTTCAGTCATATGAGAATCTTCGAAAACTTACAGATAAGATTCACATTGAGACAAAAACCTTTCCTCTCTCGGCGTAA
- a CDS encoding phage holin family protein: MTGYIFSPMLRRFLRKIGIAILSNSLAVWLAAEIVPQYFHIESSPVWMGFVFVGIVVALLNTFVKPFLKLLSLPFVFFTLGLFLLIINMIILLLVQWVFQEMSSSIMVNIEGGFGGYFLASVVLTLTNSVFRWVLRPPRK; the protein is encoded by the coding sequence ATGACAGGGTATATTTTTTCCCCCATGCTTCGTCGCTTTTTACGAAAAATTGGAATTGCCATTCTCTCCAATAGTCTCGCGGTATGGCTTGCCGCTGAAATAGTTCCGCAGTATTTTCATATAGAATCTAGTCCCGTGTGGATGGGGTTTGTCTTTGTGGGGATTGTTGTCGCCCTTCTGAACACCTTTGTAAAACCATTCCTTAAGCTGTTGTCACTTCCGTTTGTTTTTTTTACTCTCGGGCTCTTCCTCCTTATAATTAACATGATCATTCTGCTTCTTGTGCAGTGGGTTTTTCAGGAGATGTCTTCATCAATTATGGTCAATATCGAAGGAGGTTTTGGGGGATATTTCTTGGCATCAGTTGTGTTAACTCTTACGAACTCGGTGTTTCGCTGGGTTCTTCGTCCACCACGAAAATAA
- a CDS encoding DUF1858 domain-containing protein, with protein MQNILLGMPEKYQLITGDMTVQDIIDTYPEAADMLGEWGLGCSMCHIGAIESIADGAAAHGFTPEEIEDLLSDLNELAKSQKESEEKTNV; from the coding sequence ATGCAAAATATCCTTCTTGGTATGCCAGAAAAATATCAGCTCATCACCGGAGATATGACCGTGCAAGATATTATTGATACCTACCCTGAGGCGGCAGATATGCTCGGAGAATGGGGATTAGGATGCTCTATGTGTCATATCGGTGCCATAGAATCGATTGCCGATGGGGCGGCAGCACATGGATTTACTCCAGAGGAAATCGAAGATCTTCTCAGCGACCTCAACGAATTGGCAAAAAGCCAGAAAGAATCCGAAGAAAAAACCAACGTGTAA